The following are encoded in a window of Dioscorea cayenensis subsp. rotundata cultivar TDr96_F1 chromosome 16, TDr96_F1_v2_PseudoChromosome.rev07_lg8_w22 25.fasta, whole genome shotgun sequence genomic DNA:
- the LOC120278613 gene encoding uncharacterized protein LOC120278613 has translation MARNDMKVDKSFKRQTFVEVANIVNGRFPTTSMDAYNVKNHIRTLKQKYQEIKKLMNLSGVSWNDTEKMLVLEDETYQTYGQPKAKEYLNKPIPFFEELQLVDGDDHTTGDQAHSIYQHFGGTNEEDENPPTPDVPMEHEPLETNLGELAASIKENKKKTWKEKLLDALWSMEAYSDADMDVVFEKFHVNKDLAEAFYLRKPSLRKLWLDNFIASMRDSRI, from the exons atggcaagAAACGACATGAAAGTTGACAAGTCCTTCAAAAGGCAGACATTTGTTGAGGTAGCTAACATTGTCAATGGAAGATTTCCTACTACCTCTATGGATGCATATAATGTTAAGAACCACATACGCACCTTGAAGCAAAAATACCAAGAAATCAAGAAACTTATGAACCTTAGTGGTGTTAGTTGGAATGACACAGAGAAAATGCTAGTTCTTGAAGATGAAACATATCAAACTTAT GGACAACCAAAAGCTAAAGAATATCTAAATAAACCTATACCTTTCTTTGAGGAGCTTCAATTGGTTGATGGGGATGATCATACCACAGGTGATCAAGCACATTCCATCTACCAACATTTTGGTGGTACaaacgaagaagatgaaaatccACCTACTCCTGATGTACCAATGGAACATGAACCTTTAGAGACAAAT CTTGGTGAGTTGGCGGCATCAATTaaagagaacaagaagaagacatGGAAAGAGAAATTATTAGATGCTTTGTGGAGCATGGAAGCTTACAGTGATGCAGACATGGAtgtggtttttgaaaaatttcatGTCAACAAAGATCTTGCTGAGGCCTTTTACTTGAGGAAGCCATCCTTACGCAAGTTGTGGCTTGATAATTTTATTGCCTCCATGAGAGATTCTAGGATATAA